In one window of Zingiber officinale cultivar Zhangliang chromosome 11A, Zo_v1.1, whole genome shotgun sequence DNA:
- the LOC122032036 gene encoding rab GTPase-activating protein 22-like isoform X1 yields the protein MFRCCTSIPEDWADPDALYPIKPDCREDVPVSHFKPTPGKTLSERRWQSSFSEEGYLDIARVLRWIQRGGVHSNIKGEVWEFLLGCYDPKSTFNERTQLREKRRLEYEKVKSKCQEMEKRVGSGRIVVAPIITEDGQPIVNPSSNGANSGEEVKSNEVDSSIPENRNDSINLDKEVIQWKLTLHQIGLDVVRTDRSLLYYESSENQARLWDVLAVYSWIDRDIGYCQGMSDLCSPIILLIENEADAFWCFERLMRRVRGNFKCTSNTIGVRAQLTLLSSVIKILDPKLHEHIGIISIICWTYTCSINCSISCKISKLYVIHFCVILLLKFLTVNLDGGEYLFAFRMLMVLFRREFSFVDALYLWELIWSMEYNPHLFTIYEANASPNRNQDKSQNEDLMKYGKFERKCLKSGQKDQQANMSIFLVASILKAKNKRLLLEAKGLDDLVKMLNGITGELDAKKACNEALKLHVKYLNKTKTT from the exons ATGTTTAGATGTTGCACTTCGATTCCTGAAGACTGGGCTGATCCTGATGCGCTTTACCCGATTAAGCCTGATTGCCGTGAGGATGTTCCTGTTTCTCATTTCAAGCCGACG CCTGGGAAAACACTTAGTGAAAGAAGATGGCAGTCATCCTTTTCTGAGGAAGGTTATTTGGATATAGCTAGAGTTCTTAGATGGATACAAAGAGGG GGTGTTCATTCAAACATAAAAGGAGAAGTCTGGGAGTTTTTGCTTGGGTGTTATGATCCTAAAAGTACTTTCAATGAGCGAACTCAATTAAGAGAAAAACGAAG GTTAGAATATGAGAAGGTCAAGTCAAAATGCCAGGAAATGGAAAAGAGAGTTGGCAGTGGAAGAATAGTTGTGGCACCTATCATTACCGAAGATGGCCAGCCTATCGTCAATCCTTCAAGTAATGGTGCTAATTCAGGCGAGGAAGTAAAATCAAATGAAGTAGATTCATCAATACCAGAAAATAGAAATGATAGTATAAATCTGGACAAAGAGGTCATTCAATGGAAACTTACCTTACATCAGATTG GTTTGGATGTTGTTCGTACAGACCGCTCACTTCTTTACTATGAGAgctcagagaatcaagcaaggctATGGGATGTTCTTGCAGTCTATTCATGGATAGATAGGGACATTGGTTACTGCCAAG GAATGAGTGATCTTTGTTCGCCTATAATACTTTTAATTGAAAACGAGGCAGATGCTTTTTGGTGCTTTGAACGTCTAATGCGTAGAGTG AGAGGAAATTTCAAATGCACATCTAATACTATTGGAGTTCGGGCTCAGTTGACATTACTTTCTTCTGTTATAAAAATTCTTGATCCGAAGCTCCATGAACACATAGGTATCATTTCTATCATTTGCTGGACTTACACATGTAGCATAAACTGTTCTATCTCTTGCAAAATTTCAAAACTGTATGTTATACATTTTTGTGTCATTCTACTTCTGAAATTTTTGACAGTGAATCTAGATGGAGGGGAATATTTATTTGCCTTTAGAATGCTGATGGTCCTTTTCCGCAGGGAGTTCTCATTTGTTGATGCATTGTACCTTTGGGAG CTCATCTGGTCTATGGAGTACAatccccatcttttcaccatCTACGAGGCCAATGCTTCTCCTAATAGAAACCAAGACAAATCGCAAAATGAAGACTTAATGAAATATGGAAAGTTTGAGAGGAAGTGTCTCAAGTCAGGTCAGAAAGATCAACAGGCCAATATGTCCATCTTTCTAGTAGCTAGCATTCTTAAGGCCAAGAACAAACGGTTACTGCTGGAGGCAAAGGGTCTAGATGATCTAGTGAAG ATGTTGAATGGCATAACTGGTGAATTGGATGCAAAGAAAGCATGCAATGAAGCATTGAAACTTCACGTGAAGTACTTGAACAAG ACAAAGACTACTTAG
- the LOC122032036 gene encoding rab GTPase-activating protein 22-like isoform X2: MFRCCTSIPEDWADPDALYPIKPDCREDVPVSHFKPTPGKTLSERRWQSSFSEEGYLDIARVLRWIQRGGVHSNIKGEVWEFLLGCYDPKSTFNERTQLREKRRLEYEKVKSKCQEMEKRVGSGRIVVAPIITEDGQPIVNPSSNGANSGEEVKSNEVDSSIPENRNDSINLDKEVIQWKLTLHQIGLDVVRTDRSLLYYESSENQARLWDVLAVYSWIDRDIGYCQGMSDLCSPIILLIENEADAFWCFERLMRRVRGNFKCTSNTIGVRAQLTLLSSVIKILDPKLHEHIVNLDGGEYLFAFRMLMVLFRREFSFVDALYLWELIWSMEYNPHLFTIYEANASPNRNQDKSQNEDLMKYGKFERKCLKSGQKDQQANMSIFLVASILKAKNKRLLLEAKGLDDLVKMLNGITGELDAKKACNEALKLHVKYLNKTKTT; encoded by the exons ATGTTTAGATGTTGCACTTCGATTCCTGAAGACTGGGCTGATCCTGATGCGCTTTACCCGATTAAGCCTGATTGCCGTGAGGATGTTCCTGTTTCTCATTTCAAGCCGACG CCTGGGAAAACACTTAGTGAAAGAAGATGGCAGTCATCCTTTTCTGAGGAAGGTTATTTGGATATAGCTAGAGTTCTTAGATGGATACAAAGAGGG GGTGTTCATTCAAACATAAAAGGAGAAGTCTGGGAGTTTTTGCTTGGGTGTTATGATCCTAAAAGTACTTTCAATGAGCGAACTCAATTAAGAGAAAAACGAAG GTTAGAATATGAGAAGGTCAAGTCAAAATGCCAGGAAATGGAAAAGAGAGTTGGCAGTGGAAGAATAGTTGTGGCACCTATCATTACCGAAGATGGCCAGCCTATCGTCAATCCTTCAAGTAATGGTGCTAATTCAGGCGAGGAAGTAAAATCAAATGAAGTAGATTCATCAATACCAGAAAATAGAAATGATAGTATAAATCTGGACAAAGAGGTCATTCAATGGAAACTTACCTTACATCAGATTG GTTTGGATGTTGTTCGTACAGACCGCTCACTTCTTTACTATGAGAgctcagagaatcaagcaaggctATGGGATGTTCTTGCAGTCTATTCATGGATAGATAGGGACATTGGTTACTGCCAAG GAATGAGTGATCTTTGTTCGCCTATAATACTTTTAATTGAAAACGAGGCAGATGCTTTTTGGTGCTTTGAACGTCTAATGCGTAGAGTG AGAGGAAATTTCAAATGCACATCTAATACTATTGGAGTTCGGGCTCAGTTGACATTACTTTCTTCTGTTATAAAAATTCTTGATCCGAAGCTCCATGAACACATAG TGAATCTAGATGGAGGGGAATATTTATTTGCCTTTAGAATGCTGATGGTCCTTTTCCGCAGGGAGTTCTCATTTGTTGATGCATTGTACCTTTGGGAG CTCATCTGGTCTATGGAGTACAatccccatcttttcaccatCTACGAGGCCAATGCTTCTCCTAATAGAAACCAAGACAAATCGCAAAATGAAGACTTAATGAAATATGGAAAGTTTGAGAGGAAGTGTCTCAAGTCAGGTCAGAAAGATCAACAGGCCAATATGTCCATCTTTCTAGTAGCTAGCATTCTTAAGGCCAAGAACAAACGGTTACTGCTGGAGGCAAAGGGTCTAGATGATCTAGTGAAG ATGTTGAATGGCATAACTGGTGAATTGGATGCAAAGAAAGCATGCAATGAAGCATTGAAACTTCACGTGAAGTACTTGAACAAG ACAAAGACTACTTAG